A part of Bosea sp. (in: a-proteobacteria) genomic DNA contains:
- the acs gene encoding acetate--CoA ligase, with protein MSEKIYPVSKEWASNAHVDDARYQALYQASVTDPEAFWGEHGQRIDWFTPYTKVRNASFKPGQVSIAWYEDGLTNVSYNCIDRHLAKRADQTAIIWEGDDPGASRHITYRQLHQEVCRFANVLKLHGVKKGDAVTIYLPMIPEAAYAMLACARIGAVHSIVFGGFSPDSLANRIEDCDSRVVITADEGLRGGKGVHLKRNVDVADPKVKGGIKKVIVIKHTGADIPMHPGRDVWYHEEAAKVSAHCPPSEMKAEDPLFILYTSGSTGRPKGVLHTTGGYLVYASMTHKYVFDYQEGDVYWCTADVGWVTGHSYIVYGPLANGATTLMFEGIPTYPSISRFWDVVDKHKVSIFYTAPTAIRSLMGAGEEPVKRTSRKSLRLLGSVGEPINPEAWEWYHRVVGDSRCPIVDTWWQTETGGILITPLPGATALKPGSATRPFFGVKPEIVDSEGKVLEGACEGNLVIAESWPGQMRTVYGDHARFMETYFSTYPNKYFTGDGCRRDADGYYWITGRVDDVINVSGHRMGTAEVESALVAHPKVSEAAVVGYPHDIKGQGIYAYVTLMGGENADGDLRKELVQWVRKEIGPIATPDLIQFAPGLPKTRSGKIMRRILRKIAEDEFGALGDTSTLADPTVVDDLIENRQNRRG; from the coding sequence CTGAGGCCTTCTGGGGCGAGCACGGTCAGCGCATCGACTGGTTCACGCCTTACACCAAGGTGCGCAACGCCTCCTTCAAGCCCGGTCAAGTCAGCATCGCCTGGTACGAGGATGGGCTGACCAACGTCTCCTACAACTGCATCGATCGCCATCTTGCCAAGCGCGCGGACCAGACCGCGATCATCTGGGAAGGCGATGATCCAGGCGCCTCCAGGCACATCACTTATCGCCAGCTTCATCAGGAGGTCTGCCGCTTCGCCAACGTGCTCAAGCTGCATGGCGTCAAGAAGGGCGATGCGGTCACGATCTACCTGCCGATGATTCCCGAGGCGGCCTACGCCATGCTGGCCTGCGCCCGCATCGGCGCGGTGCATTCGATCGTGTTCGGCGGCTTCTCCCCTGATTCCCTCGCGAACCGCATCGAGGATTGCGACTCCAGGGTGGTGATCACGGCCGATGAAGGCCTGCGCGGCGGCAAGGGCGTGCACCTCAAGCGCAATGTCGATGTGGCCGACCCCAAGGTGAAGGGCGGCATCAAGAAGGTCATCGTCATCAAGCACACCGGCGCGGACATTCCGATGCATCCGGGCCGGGACGTCTGGTATCACGAGGAAGCGGCCAAGGTGTCCGCGCATTGCCCGCCGTCCGAAATGAAGGCGGAGGACCCGCTCTTCATCCTCTACACCTCCGGATCGACCGGCCGGCCCAAGGGCGTGCTGCACACCACAGGCGGCTATCTCGTCTACGCCTCGATGACCCACAAATACGTCTTCGACTACCAGGAAGGCGACGTCTACTGGTGCACGGCGGATGTGGGCTGGGTCACCGGACACAGCTACATCGTCTATGGCCCGCTCGCCAATGGCGCGACCACTCTGATGTTCGAAGGCATCCCGACCTATCCCTCGATCAGCCGCTTCTGGGATGTGGTGGACAAGCACAAGGTCTCGATCTTCTACACCGCCCCCACCGCCATACGTTCGCTGATGGGCGCTGGCGAGGAGCCGGTGAAGCGCACTTCGCGCAAGAGCCTCAGGCTTCTGGGCTCGGTCGGCGAGCCGATCAATCCCGAAGCCTGGGAGTGGTATCACCGCGTGGTCGGCGACAGCCGCTGCCCCATCGTGGACACCTGGTGGCAGACCGAGACCGGCGGCATCCTGATCACCCCGCTGCCGGGAGCGACCGCGCTCAAGCCGGGCTCGGCGACACGCCCCTTCTTCGGCGTGAAGCCTGAGATCGTGGATTCGGAGGGCAAGGTGCTCGAGGGCGCCTGCGAGGGCAATCTGGTGATCGCCGAATCCTGGCCGGGCCAGATGCGCACCGTTTATGGCGACCATGCCCGCTTCATGGAGACCTACTTCTCCACGTATCCGAACAAGTATTTCACCGGCGATGGCTGCCGGCGCGATGCGGACGGCTATTACTGGATCACAGGCCGGGTCGATGACGTCATCAATGTCTCGGGCCACCGCATGGGCACCGCCGAGGTCGAGAGCGCGCTGGTGGCGCATCCCAAGGTCTCCGAAGCGGCCGTGGTGGGCTATCCGCACGACATCAAGGGCCAGGGCATCTATGCCTATGTCACCCTGATGGGCGGAGAGAACGCAGATGGGGACCTGCGCAAGGAGCTGGTCCAGTGGGTCCGAAAGGAGATCGGCCCCATCGCCACGCCGGACCTCATCCAGTTCGCGCCGGGCCTGCCCAAGACCCGCTCGGGCAAGATCATGCGCCGCATCCTGCGCAAGATCGCAGAGGACGAGTTCGGCGCTCTCGGCGACACCTCGACCCTTGCCGACCCCACCGTGGTCGACGACCTGATCGAGAACCGGCAGAACCGCCGCGGCTGA
- a CDS encoding L,D-transpeptidase: MSARLLLSCSALAFGFMLAAPLPAAAREVVAFADTRFQPGTIVVRTAERRLYLVTRPGEAIRYRVAVGKAGKQWHGVKFVEEMQVEPAWSPPRSVKRDNPRLPDLIPGGAPNNPMGARAIGLGPGGQYAIHGTNVPSSVGSAASYGCFRMHNQDVVDLYGRVRLGTPVVVMR, translated from the coding sequence ATGTCAGCGCGCCTGCTCCTGTCGTGTTCCGCCCTCGCCTTCGGCTTCATGCTGGCCGCCCCCCTCCCCGCAGCAGCGCGCGAGGTCGTGGCTTTCGCCGACACGCGCTTCCAGCCGGGCACGATCGTGGTGCGGACGGCCGAGCGGCGGCTCTATCTCGTGACCCGCCCGGGCGAGGCCATCCGCTACCGTGTCGCCGTCGGCAAGGCTGGCAAGCAATGGCACGGGGTCAAGTTCGTCGAGGAGATGCAGGTCGAGCCCGCATGGTCTCCGCCCCGTTCAGTGAAGCGCGACAACCCGCGCCTTCCCGATCTCATCCCCGGCGGGGCGCCCAACAACCCGATGGGCGCGCGCGCCATCGGCCTTGGCCCCGGCGGGCAATATGCCATCCATGGCACCAATGTGCCGTCTTCGGTCGGCTCCGCAGCCTCCTATGGCTGCTTCAGGATGCACAACCAGGATGTGGTGGATCTTTACGGCCGCGTGCGCCTCGGCACGCCCGTCGTCGTGATGCGCTGA
- a CDS encoding DUF2853 family protein, which produces MADLKKFAKNPINEAAAAGMMKSYALVMSKADTRYVACSDKTEIERVRENFLKKKLGIASGDMDASIKAICEAMKADKTKSRLTFYYLLAEHYGKLDIFVKK; this is translated from the coding sequence ATGGCCGATCTCAAGAAGTTTGCCAAGAACCCGATCAACGAAGCTGCGGCTGCTGGCATGATGAAGTCGTATGCGCTTGTCATGAGCAAGGCTGACACACGTTATGTTGCCTGCTCGGACAAGACCGAAATTGAACGTGTCCGCGAAAATTTTTTGAAGAAAAAGCTCGGGATCGCAAGCGGCGACATGGATGCTTCCATCAAGGCTATTTGTGAAGCCATGAAGGCAGACAAGACCAAGTCGCGCCTGACTTTCTACTATTTGCTCGCCGAACATTACGGAAAGCTGGACATTTTCGTCAAGAAGTGA